The Lolium rigidum isolate FL_2022 chromosome 1, APGP_CSIRO_Lrig_0.1, whole genome shotgun sequence region AAAAACACACTAGCagagaaaaataaaaaagcaatCAAGGACATGGGTGCCTCCGCCACCAAACGTCGGCGATCTCCAGGCGTCTCCGCCGAGATCCAAGAGCGAGTTTCTCGTTGGCTCTCCTCCGACGAATAGATCCAAGCACCAACCACCTCTAGGACACCGGGGATGAACCACTTGGCACCCTAGTTGCGTCGAgctatggcaatggatcaagcagGCCTTCGCcatggaggttgaagacaggctgCCATACCAGCCAAAGATCACAGCGACGGACGTCGCCATGTGTTGTGCACAAGGAACAGCTCCAAAGCAGGTTGAATCCTACCGCCCAGATCGAAGAGAGGTCCTCTGCCTCAGCCGCCACCTCGACGACAAGTGAGACAGAGCAGCTTCACAAGGTCTGAGCAACAAGATCCACAACATCGCTTATTAAAGGAAGCATCGCCGGATCTGCAACCTCCACCACACCTCCACCTTGGAGGGTCACCGAGGAGCTTCACCGGTGACCGCTTGATGCCGCGCCATGACACCCGAAGCGATGAGCTTCCATGGCATTACGCTAGACTCCATACAGGTAGACCAGGGACAAGCCCAAATCCTAGACCTAGAGCTACACCTACAGGGATAGGGAGGAGAAGACCTAAGAACTACACTAGATCTTGAACCGGCACCATTCCTTTGCCTACTCCAACCAGCAACGCTGGCGGGAGCGGCTCCAGTCCGGCCCGGAGTCACCGAGAAGAAGACCAGGCTGGGGGAGTTTTCGGTAGAGGCctggagaggagaggaggttgATATTAAATTTTCTACTACTATGTGCTAGATACGGTATccacctatgatactactatcctctctctcatctttaattgtactgtcacatcagcattttgcatgcatgatactacctataatACTTCTATTGTCGGCAGTTTTAGAAACTTCAGCCCCCACATGTTTCTTCTAAAACAGAAAAAGACGCTCACACCATCTTGTACGAACTGGTCTCCTATTGTCATCTTCCATGCATGTATCAAGCTCAATCCATGCAGATCTATTTAGGGACGGAGCCAGCAGGGGGCTAGCTGGGGGGCTGCGGCCATGGCCCCCTCACGGTGGAAATTTTTGTGAACATCGCCTTGCTAATATGCTGATGCTACCTGCAATTTCACCTAAATTTAGCTATATGGCCCcctccaaaaaaaaattgcatgtaGTTAGCCCCCTTATGTCACTTTCGCTCCGTCCCTGGATCTATTGCGTTTGGTGCACATGCATGTTCTTCCCAGGTTGGCTTTCACCCGATGTGAAGATGTGTTGCATTGTCCTCCATGCCAGGCTCACCACCGTCGCTGACCCGGAGGCAGGCAAGGCATGTACGTACCTGCTCCAGCCGACGGTAGTAACTCATTGAACAACCGTACACACAATTTAGCGGTCAAAAGAGATTATACATGACATACCAATCGGGAACGGTAATACTTTTTGCTAAAACTGAGAAATACTATAATATGAAGAAACTGccttgctcaaaaaaaaaaaagaagaaactgCAGTATTCCTTGCCCATGCGCTCAAATATTTCAGTTTTGGAATAACTTCATTAAAAAAAAACTTTGTTGCCAAACTAGGTCATGCATGGTGTGAcggtaaaaaacaaaaaaagattacATAGCATCATACGGTATTACAATAGACAAGTCGGGGATATGGAAGTGGTGGTAAGTAAACTGCTGCTCTTTTCTTTTTTGAACAAGCCTGCTGCTCATTTGTAATGGAGTATTCAAGAACAGTGACAAGCACGCTTTATGTATTGGCCTGTTCCAAGAATAAGAAAAACAAGTGTTGTTGTATTCTGGTTGTAGCGGCGTACGGTACCGGTAAACAATTAGTACCAGTACCATTGTTAGTTGATGCATGTGCATCTGCGACTGAGACCAGGAAGTGCACGTCAGCAGCGAGCAGGATCCGCTGTATATATAAAGACGGACGATGGTTCTTCCTCTTCACTGCCACCCTTCCACAAAGAGATCGACATGGCTCTCCGTCTCAAGAAAAAGATAGACATGCCTCCTAACGCGTCCCTTGCGCGAAGCTCGCCGCGGAACCGCATCCGGCAGCTACCGTTGCCGCTGCCATTGCCGGTGCCTCATAGCCCCTTCCGGATCAAGCACGGCGGCAAGTTCCACGATAGGCTCCTCGCCAAGGACAGGGTGGCGCCCAACACCGGCCGTTCCTCCTACTACTGCGCCGACCGGGGCTCGGTGCCGTTCCTATGGGAGTCGCGGCCGGGCACGCCCATGGACGGGGTCGCCCAgatagccgccgccggcgtcctcCCGGCCGACGTCGCTCTGCCCCCCTCGTACTTGATCCGGCATTGCTACGGAAAGGTAGCCCCGGACTCTCCACGTCCGAAGCGCAGAGCAAAGCGCAGGATCTCCAGCATCTTCCGGAGGCTCACCCTCAGGGCGCGGCGCCTCCGGGCGGCGTCGGTCAAGGTTTCACTCTCATCGTCTAGCCGGTGGCTGTTTTCTGAGATGGGAGAGCACCACGGCGATCATGGTCCGGAGCCCGCGGCAGATGAGTGTAGCCCACCGCGACCGAGCCCCTGGATGCTGCCATTCCGGTTCAGCTGCTTCGGGAACCGGATCGTGAGACGGATGGCTGGGTGTTAAATCGCTCTCTGATGTGGCGCCATCAAGGGGATAAATGCCGTTTCTTATAGTTCTCAAACAATCGTGGTCTCCCGACTTGTTTACCCTTCTGTGTGGTGTTTTCATGTAACTTGTTCTGTATTCTTGTGTTTATATGTGACAACATTTTCACGTCCTAGTGGTACACGCATCACCCGCGCGATGTCGATAATTTGATTACATACTGTCAGTGGCGGAGTGGCATGACAGCATGCAGCAGCTAACTCATACAGTATAAAAGATCATTTAGACGATTGGCATACATATAGCACGTACTCCTTTCGATTTATATTagttgatgctaatatagatgtatctagatatatatattttagttgtagatacattcattttaacatcaagtaatatggatcggagggagtacataaataCATAATTCTCTACGTGTGGGTGTAGAGATATGAAATAGAAGTATCTAATCATTTTTAGTACTCCCACCGATCCGAAGTAAGTGTggggttttagtttaaattaacTCAAATTTAGATTAAAcgcccgacacttattatggatcagaggggtAACAGAATAGGAGCATCCACTACTGGTTTATCCTGCCATTTCGTGCATCCATCGTCATTCGCTTATATAAttttctcctctttcttctctCAGAAAACATGATCTTCTACACAATCTTTGCTCTCCTTCAACTCCGTTACGCTCTCCACCCTTCCTCTCCTCCATTAGTAAGAGCATTCTCCTTCATCCTCTGCTATCAGATTAATAGATGCCCTCCTTTCGTTTCATCTCCAAACTGCAGTTACGGacagagaaattttgttttaccAAAAGCAATGTCAATCTTGTTTTCATTCATCAAGAGGAGTAAATTGGTACAAATGACTCAAAAAGGAGAAAAAAGTAGACGAGCTAGAAGCTCAACCTCTTCAAGGAAGAAGAGGAGATAACAACAACACACCACATCTATCTACATAAGGAAAGGGGAATGTGACACCACGGAGGAACAATGAGGAGAGAGACAGATCCTCCTAACAAATATCTCGGCGACCTAGCCAACATGAAGGAGGGTCTTAGCTTCCATCATCATCTGATCAAGCAAGGAAGAAGCACTATGAACATTTATCGTTTGAACACCAGCCAACAACACCCCTAAACAAGGGAGGGGTGTGAATGGGAACAAGGCAATCCAAGATGGGTCAACCTCGCTAGCCCGACTTCAATTAGATTATTAGCCTCTTATGCAACTTGAAAGACCGTCGAGACCAGCCTACACATCTCAGCAGAAACGAACAAAGCACCAAACAACAAGGAgcaaacaccaccaccaccatatactACCGTTGTGGACTTCGAACCGGCAAGCCGCACTCTAGACCGTGATGTCAACAACTAGAGAGGGGACTGATATATACTCCATGACGGCCCCTTCATGGAGGTAATGGCATCGAGAATGCTTGTTTGCCCGATAGAAGAGTCGGATCTAGGCTTTCTCAGGGAGATCGACTAGGTTAGCAACGTGCGCAAGTACCGTGATGACACCTCCATGGTGGAAGAAAACACACAAAAGCATCACCTCCCTCGGTGCTGGAACGAGACAACACATGACGTTCACTAGTCGCAGCACCACGTCAAGTCTCGAGAGTAACCGAGCGCAGGCATTCACCATCGCTCTCTTGTGCCTCTAAGCCGCCACTTCGAACTTCATTGGCAACTCAACCTCCTCCGCCGCAGTAACGATCGACCACAATTTCACCAACCTACAAAGCAATGTAACCTGATAGGTGAGCTCGACCATAGGAAAGCTAGCCAGTCACAATAAAAGATCGAGATATGCCGACTAAAGGATGAATATTCATTTATACAAAATATTTCTTAATAATGTTATCAATTGGAACCTTGGGCACATAACAGGGAAACTGAGTAAAGATCTAGCAGCTGATAAGTCAACCATGGCTAAATAGAGTTTCCGATTTTTTGACAAAAGaaactttttttttatttctaagCGCCAGAATGATTTATTTGTGAAGCTAGGAAAACAAATATGGTGCAAAATGATACCTCTCCAATTTTCACATAAAGTAGAACATATTTGACAGACAATCCCAACTTTTATGAGTTTCAATTGTTTCAACTAATTTTTCATTATAAATGAATTTATATTTATTTCcaaaagtaattcaaatttgaactacaagCCTATAATAGCTTGCtcctaaaaattaaaaatatcaTTTCTAGGTACACAAGTAGTCattatatagaagaaaatcactaATAGTTTCCAAATATTCAACCCATTTTTACCCTGTTTtgaaaaaacgaaaagaaaaaaaatgcaatGCTTCCAACGCAATCGATTTATTCGTAATATCTTTCATAAAATGTACGACATGTGCAATATTATATTTTAGAAAATCATTCAAAAATGGACTATTAAGAAGTATTTTTTATATTCTCAAAGTATATTTATTATAATATACCAGTCATGGCTGAACAACCATGGAAATATATGTGGCATACTTTATTATAATATGCCCAATTATGCATGAATATGAATCTTTCCATGATAAACAATGTTTCTAAATAGAGATTCCAACTTTTTCGTACATAAAATCATTTTCCATTTTCAAAAATGGTTTTTTGTAAAACAAGAGCAAAATAAGGCGAAAAATGTTATTTATCCAATTTTATCATAAAATAGAACATATGTCATGGAAAATTTCCCCAATTTTATGAACTTTAAGCTTTCTAGCTACCTTTCCCATTTAAATGACATTATGTCGGTATTTGAAGGTAATTTGAATTTGATTTACAAGTCTATTTTGGTTGACTCCTaaaatttcaaacaaaaaatAGGTACACAAGTAGTCATTATATAAAAGTACCGCTCATTGTTTTGAAAGATTCAACCCCTTGAGATGAATATCCATCCGAACAATTTGACTCTCTTTTGGATAAAATGAAACTAAAtgatgaaaattcaaaaaatacagTCCTTCCACATGTACTCCTTTTATGTTCTTAGAAAATATCAATATTGCAATATAAAAATTAATGAAAGCATTCACAAAATGGGGTACCAGGTACGGACATTCATGACTTTCAAACCAAATTAACACATGGGCATATGTAAGTGCACATTgatcctatgtgtggttttggtaaattAATAACAATCCCTCTGAGCTAATGATTTCATTGAGTTTTATACGAAGGAATATTATATATGTAATGTTTGTAGTTCATTATAATGTGCCCAAGTTGTACACGGAGGTGCATCTTTTAACAATATTTTCTAATAGTTGTCCTAACCTAATTTTGAATAAAAAACTTATGTTCTATTTTGTAAGTACCAACTCGGTTAAATAGACAAAAAAATATGGTGGAAAATGGTACCTCTCCCATTTTATCATACATTAGAACATATTCTTAAATTTATGAATTTTCAAGCCATTTTCTTACCACTTCACATTTAAATTATTTTATGCCAATTTTCCAAAAGTAATTCAGATATCAACTGCAAGTGTGTGTTATAATTCGCTCAACAAAATTCACATAAATCATTTTTATGTTCACATTCTTTTTTTATAGAATATCCACTACGATTTTGAAATGTTAAACCCCAAACACTCAGAAAATTATTTTCTAAGTGCCAAaagaaggaaaaataaatgaaaagaaTAGAAGGGAAAAAGGGAAATCTTTTCGGAGAGACATATAGCACTCAGAAAAAATCTTAACCTCTGTCAAGAGTTTACACTCGGAAAAATGGAAAACACAATATCAACGTTATGATTGGTTGGGCGAGGAGCGGCTCGGATATATGATATGGCGCAGATCGAAGCCATTCGATGGTCGCCATTCGAACGGCTCTCCTCCATCGCGCCTCTCTTTGCTTGTATCTTCTCTGCTCTCTTCTCTCCTTACCTCTCTCGGCCGTTGTGATAGCTACTCGAAGGTTGCGCTCGTCTGCCACCATCCACGATGGCTTTCGACGATGATAAGTACCCTTAAGCGTCCACGATGCCGAACGGGTCTTCCCCTCTGTAGTGTGCCCCAGTTTGCACCTCCCTAAGCGATAAGATTCGTGTCCGCCTACGCCTCTAAACCTTATTAGCCGCCGACGGCAGCCGAGACTGTGTCAGCGGATCCTTGTTCTGCCCACCATGGGCTGGAGTCCATCAGATGCCTCCACACCTTCTCCTTCCTCCTTTGCGGTCAAGGCCTCCGAGGAGTGGGGAATCTTCTAGGTCCTCGACCACGAATTCTAGGCGGGCCTACAACGGCAAGAAGGGCGGCTTCTTGGTCTCATGCGAGGTCACCGCCTATGTCAAGGGCCACGTGCAGGGCAAGATGCTCACCATCTTGAGGGCGGGGAGTGGCACGGATGAGCACCACGATGATGATAACTAGTTCCTCTGGTGAGGTCACCATCGACTTATTAATCTTTGCTGAGTGCTCAACCGTTGCCACATGGAAAAGCCCTTGGCTCCCTCCTATCAGGGCCTCGTGGCACCGCGGTTATTGTCCCGAGATTTTTTTTGTTACTTTACTTTGTCGAGTGTGTGCAGAATTCTCGGCAATGGCTTTGCCGAGCCCCCGACAGAaaacacacaccaaatgggcctttGCGAACATGTTCTTAATTTGCCAACATCGTTTGCTGAGAGGTTGCACATGTCAAAGACTTTGCCGTGTGTTTTAGTTCTTTATCATGTTATTTGAGCATTTTGAAAACATTGAAATTGGTAGTGCCAGTTATATTATAAAAAATTATACATAATAGTTAATCTTTCAATAATGAGAAAAATAATTTGGAGAGTATCAATACTTCTTTCATCACACTCATCCCAAAGGTAACAGATCATGAGAATATGAATGATTACATACCAATTTGTCTGGTTAGTCTCCCTCTCAAGATTATCACCAAACTAATGGCAAATAGAATGCAGAAGGAGATTATCCCATTAATCCATTAGAATCAATATGGATTGATTAAAGGGAGAAATATTCAAGATTGCCTTGGATGGGCCTTTGAATATCTACATATATGTCATCTATCTAAATGTCCCATTATCATCTTGTAAATAGATTTTGAGAAGGCATTTGATAAAGTGGATTACAATGCCATCATTAGCATGCTTAGAGCTAGAGGTTTTGGGAAAAAAATGGATCAAGCTTATATCCAACATACTCCACTCAGCCTCCACTTCAGTCCTCCTAAATGGGGTACCAGGAAAGAAAATAATTTGCAAAAGAGGAGTAAGACAAGGAGACCCACTGTCACCAATATTATTTGTCAATACTGTTGATTTGCTCCAAAGTGCTATTAATGATGCATATCAGAATGGAATTATTAATCTCCCACTTCTAGATGACTTTGGACAGAAATATCCAATAGtataatatgcagatgatacactCATGATTATGCCAGCTGATAGTGGACAACTCATTCATTTAAAGGATATTTTGCAAACCTTGAGTGAATCCACTGGGCTCCATGTAAACTACCACAAGACCACACTGGTGCCTATCAACATTGACAATGAAAGAGCTAATGAAATGGAAAATATTTTTGGATGCAAAGTTGAAAGCCTGCCTTTTGCTTATTTGGGTTTACCACTGGGTACCACAAGGCCTTCTGTTGCAGATCTTGTGCCCATGGTTTCTAGAATTGATAAAAAAAACTATATGGTATATCATCTCTGATGTCCTATACTGGCAAGTTCACACTCTTGAACTCTGTGATCCAATCATTACCCATGTATGCAATGTGCTCTTTCAAGGTACCAATAACTAGTTTTGTCCACTTTGAAAAAAGTGGAAGGCAATTCCTTCGGTCTGATAGAGAGAATAAAATTCAAGGAAAGTGTCTTGCAAGATGGAAATGATGTGCAAGCCAAAAGACCAAGGTGGGCTAGGAATCTTGAATCTCAGGGTACAATATCAAGCTCTCCTTATGAAGAATTTGCATAAATTctataaccatgcagatattcctTGGGTTAAGTTGATCTGGCATGCATATTatgacatagaggcactccccaatCCATCAGCACAAAAGCctctttttggtggagagattgtTTGGCATTTCAGGATAAATATAAGGAAATGATAACTGTGAATATTCAAATGGAAAATCAGTCATCCTATGGAAGGATAATTGGAACAGTGGTACAAGACAAGATATCTATCCACATTTGCATTCTTTTGCCAGAAACCAGAAAATTACCATTGACAAAGCTGTAGAGGCAAAAAATGACAATATTTATGATATGTCTCACCTTCCTCTCAGTACCGTTGCTCATGAGGAGCTGCATAACTTGGAACAAGAATTTTTGGAGTTAAATATTACATATGAACATGATATTTGGTCATTTAACCGGGGAAGCAATTTTTCCACAAAGAAAGTTTACAGGGAGCTTATTGGCAGTCATGAAACACCAAACAATATTTCTTCAATATGGAAAGACTGTAATATTCCAAGACACAAATTCTTTGCATGGCTACTACTTAATGGTAGATTGAATACTAAAGAGATGATGAAGCACAAAAATTTCTATGTTGAGTTCTCAGAATGCATCCTCTGTGATACTTGCCCAGAAGAAACAAATATGCACCTCTTCTTTGAGTGCACTTTTACTCAGAGCTTCTGGTGGGCCCTTGGACTGGAATGGAATGTAGATATGAACTTATATCAGATGACTGAATAAGCAAGACAAGGATTATCGTTGGACTTCTTCATGgaaattatgattgctggatgctGGAGCATATGGAACCAACGCAATGATACTATATTTAATGGGAATATTCCCAATATTCAGAGATGTATTAGTAAATTTAAAACCACCTTTACTCTCACAATGCATAGAGCTAAGCCTAGTCTTAAAGAAGGAATGCAATCCTAGATTGATACTCTATAAGTGTGTAATAAGTGATACTCCATTGTAAATATCCCATCAATTATTAATAGAAAATGACACAGTAGGGAGCCTTTCCTACTGtgtttgtgtcaaaaaaaaatctTTCAATAACTCAAAATTTTCAGTAATAAAACTGCAtaaatggatttttttttgaaacggggaaCATAGCTTCTGCATCAACCAATGCACACAACCTGCTTTATTTGAGAACTTATTGCACAGTTTCAAGGTTTAAAGTTTACATCTCACGAATCACCGCAAAGTGTACATAAAAATCAACCAACAGAATAAAAGTAGAAATACATATAAACCTAGCCGCCCAATTGCAGGAGCCATCTTGCTAGTTACTATTAGATGAAGGAAACAACATACATATTATTTGAAATTGATAAACAAAAAAGGCTCAAATATATATTACATGATTGGCTTAGGAATATGAACAGCCATCATTAGACCGAGGACAAGATAGGAACTTAACGCGACGGCCAAATGGAAGACAGTGAAAATTAAACTCCACAATCGTACCGCTTTAGTATCTAGGATGAAATAATGTTGGTCAGACTCCGAGTGAGGCCAGGCCTCGTGCCTGGGGCACTCAGTCTTGCTGGAAGCCGCGGATGAACCAGTTGATCATCTGGAGCATGGGGTGCTTGGGGGCCCTGGGCCATCTGATCATCGGGAACTGCTGCCCCCTGGCCTTGTTGACGAGGTGGCAGTTCCGCCTGATCTGGCCCTGGTCCGGGTTGATGAGCACGTCGAGCGCGCTCACCTTCTGCATCGCCTCGCCGAACTTCTTCTGGAAGAGCGCCATGTCCTTGGCGTACTTCTCTACGAGGGGCCTCGTCTTGGGGTCCTGGGCGAGCGTGTTGTCGGAGGTGAGCAGGCTGCGCCTCGCCAGCAGCTCCTGGTAGTAGACGTTGTCGAGCTTCTCGCTGGTGCGCTCGTCGAACGGCACCTTGCGCGACGCCTCCGGGTTGTCGTCGGGTTGGGGCCGCGGGCACATCTTCCGGAGCCTCTCCGCGAACGCCGGGTCCAGCGACGGGTCGATCTCCGAGGTCTTGGAGAAGCCGTAGATGCGGTTGGAGAACATGAAGCAGTGCGCGCCGCCGATGGAGTGCGCGCCGGACAGTGTCACTAGGTCCTCCTGGGAGAGGCCGCGGCTGTTGAAGAGCTCCGTCAGGCGCGGCACCGTGTGGCcgggcaccgggaagttgcccggGAGGTCGTCCATCCGGGAGTGCGTGCCGTCGCGGCGGCCGCCCCCGACCTCGTAGCTCGGGAggccggcggccacggcggcgtcgCGCGCAGCGTAGGCCAGgatgtcggcgcaggagacgGTGCGCGGGCACATGGCCTCGATGGTCGTCTTGGCCACGTCGATGGTTTTGAGGCCGACCAGGGTGAACCCGTTGGCCGACGACTCCTTCTCCGGGACGTCGCCCGCCGGCGTCTCGTCAAGCAGGATGGAAGCGTCGCACCCCTACACAATGACGACCATTACTGTTATAGAAACAGGCTGTGCTCCGCATTGGCATGACACAGAAAAGACCATACCGTGATGAAGCAGTCGTGGAAGAAGATGCGGATGAGGCCCGGGGCGATGTTGCGATCCATGCTGACCTCGGCTTCG contains the following coding sequences:
- the LOC124648402 gene encoding peroxidase 5-like, which codes for MPDGDGVGRSLTGLLCCSLVRCPMGQSMALLALADWESLVPCGTLFSSSPYRGTPLMRIEPITGMSRLSMAMLFLLSLVLAAAPRIAVVEAVVVPGLQVGYYNHSCPEAEQVIRDVVEAEVSMDRNIAPGLIRIFFHDCFITGCDASILLDETPAGDVPEKESSANGFTLVGLKTIDVAKTTIEAMCPRTVSCADILAYAARDAAVAAGLPSYEVGGGRRDGTHSRMDDLPGNFPVPGHTVPRLTELFNSRGLSQEDLVTLSGAHSIGGAHCFMFSNRIYGFSKTSEIDPSLDPAFAERLRKMCPRPQPDDNPEASRKVPFDERTSEKLDNVYYQELLARRSLLTSDNTLAQDPKTRPLVEKYAKDMALFQKKFGEAMQKVSALDVLINPDQGQIRRNCHLVNKARGQQFPMIRWPRAPKHPMLQMINWFIRGFQQD